A window of the Amycolatopsis solani genome harbors these coding sequences:
- a CDS encoding alpha/beta hydrolase fold domain-containing protein: protein MTPPPFDPELAPVVEELRALRPPLASPADIPGRRALNAAEHKTVEELAAAFPAHRVSEEHAGDVPLLVLAPASSAGVLYYVHGGGTIVGSHLGADVPNLLDWAAEANLTVVSPGYRLAPEHPYPAPVEDCYTGLVWTAEHLPGRLLIGGISAGGGLAAATALLARDRGGPALAGQLLLCPMLDDRNDTPSALELDGRGLWDRTANNVGWTAYLGDRRGTADVPPYAAAARAEDLSSLPPAFLDVGTAETFRDEVVTYASRLWQAGGEAELHVWPGGFHGFDSLAPKASISRAARAARLTWLRRLLGQ from the coding sequence GTGACGCCGCCGCCGTTCGACCCGGAGCTGGCGCCCGTCGTCGAGGAGCTGCGGGCCCTGCGCCCGCCGCTGGCGTCCCCGGCCGACATCCCCGGCCGCCGCGCGCTGAACGCCGCCGAGCACAAGACGGTCGAGGAGCTGGCCGCCGCGTTCCCGGCGCACCGGGTCTCGGAGGAGCACGCGGGCGACGTCCCGCTGCTGGTGCTGGCGCCGGCTTCGAGCGCGGGCGTCCTGTACTACGTCCACGGCGGCGGCACGATCGTCGGCAGCCACCTCGGCGCGGACGTGCCGAACCTGCTGGACTGGGCGGCCGAGGCGAACCTGACCGTCGTTTCGCCGGGCTACCGGCTGGCGCCGGAGCACCCGTACCCGGCGCCGGTCGAGGACTGCTACACCGGTCTCGTCTGGACGGCCGAGCACCTCCCGGGCCGGCTGCTGATCGGCGGGATCAGCGCGGGCGGCGGCCTCGCGGCGGCCACGGCGTTGCTCGCTCGCGACCGCGGCGGCCCGGCACTGGCCGGCCAGCTACTGCTCTGCCCGATGCTGGACGACCGCAACGACACCCCGTCCGCGCTCGAGCTCGACGGCCGCGGCCTGTGGGACCGCACGGCGAACAACGTCGGCTGGACGGCCTACCTCGGCGACCGCCGCGGCACCGCGGACGTCCCACCGTACGCGGCCGCGGCCCGCGCCGAGGACCTGTCCAGCCTGCCCCCGGCGTTCCTGGACGTCGGCACGGCGGAGACGTTCCGCGACGAGGTGGTGACGTACGCGTCCCGGCTGTGGCAGGCGGGCGGCGAGGCCGAGCTGCACGTGTGGCCGGGCGGCTTCCACGGCTTCGACTCCCTGGCCCCGAAGGCGTCGATCAGCCGGGCGGCGCGCGCCGCCCGGCTGACCTGGCTGCGCCGCCTACTCGGCCAGTAG
- a CDS encoding class I SAM-dependent methyltransferase has translation MSQRRADGSAGDADYGAIGGVYTDYRKPDPRIGQYLLDALGDARTVLNVGAGAGAYEPEDREVTAVEPSASMRAQRPAGLPPAVDAVAEKLPFPDRAFEGAMSTFSVHQWNDLWLGLKETRRVTRGPVAVLTCDPALLRRFWLLDYAPEVIETEARRYPPVDDIADGLGGHTSIIGVPIPSDCTDGFNEAYYARPERLLDPGARLSCSAWSFVDDRVHHRFAAELQHDLDDGTWDRRYGKLREQETFEGSLVLVVSDPTT, from the coding sequence ATGAGCCAGCGACGCGCTGACGGCAGCGCAGGGGACGCGGACTACGGCGCGATCGGTGGCGTGTACACCGATTACCGCAAGCCGGACCCGCGCATCGGCCAGTACCTCCTCGACGCGCTGGGCGACGCGCGAACCGTGCTGAACGTCGGCGCGGGCGCCGGGGCGTACGAGCCCGAAGACCGCGAAGTGACCGCCGTCGAGCCCTCGGCGTCGATGCGCGCGCAGCGCCCGGCCGGCCTGCCGCCCGCGGTGGACGCCGTCGCCGAGAAGCTGCCGTTCCCGGACCGCGCGTTCGAGGGCGCGATGAGCACGTTCAGCGTGCACCAGTGGAACGACCTCTGGCTCGGGCTGAAGGAGACGCGCCGCGTCACGCGCGGCCCGGTCGCCGTCCTGACCTGCGACCCGGCCCTGCTGCGGCGGTTCTGGCTGCTCGACTACGCGCCCGAGGTGATCGAAACCGAGGCCCGGCGCTACCCGCCGGTCGACGACATCGCCGACGGGCTCGGCGGGCACACGTCGATCATCGGCGTGCCCATCCCGAGCGACTGCACCGACGGCTTCAACGAGGCCTACTACGCGCGGCCCGAACGGCTGCTGGACCCGGGCGCGCGGCTGTCGTGCTCGGCGTGGAGCTTCGTCGACGACCGCGTGCACCACCGCTTCGCCGCGGAACTGCAGCACGACCTCGACGACGGCACGTGGGACCGCCGCTACGGCAAGCTGCGCGAGCAGGAGACGTTCGAAGGGTCGCTGGTGCTCGTGGTCTCGGACCCCACGACGTGA
- a CDS encoding discoidin domain-containing protein, with protein sequence MSPSSVFSAPKIRYGALAAAVIAAAGLTIAAAPAESTALAAGRGATVPFLEQEAESGATNGSVIGPNRAAGTLAGEASGRKAVTLSGQGQYVEFTLTAPANSIDFRYSVPDSVNGTISLYVGGTHNRDIALTSKWAWYYGSYPFTNNPGDGHAHHFYDETRALLGTSYPAGTKIKLQVDAGDVPATIDLADFEQVGAAATRPSNSVSVTDYGATAGDTSDDAGAFDSAVAAAKSQGKEVWIPSGTFILGHHITVDQVTIRGAGPWYSVLTGPRAGIFGKGEPASCGTSTYPGNAAVPGTSSAVKLYDFAIIGQVDARVDCDQSNAIGGALGGGSVVQNLWLQHTKVGLWLDGPFDGLTVSGNRILDQTADGLNLHQGISNVTVTNNFLRNTGDDGLAMWSEHDADHHNTFSFNTVLLPILANNIAIYGGHDNTVADNVVADNQDQGGGIHIANRFSAVPLAGTTTVARNTAVRTGVLDSNWQFGVGALWFDGRDSAITGRVDVTDLDLQDNNYEAIQFIDSATTDVHFTNVRITGAGTFAWQIQAKPSGSVKNVVATGVGRAGVYNCMGPDAMAGLADQGGNSGWTTTFCGSWPTPVYGSDNGGGTTTTTPPTTTQPTGHLALRKSVSASGSQGGFPPANAVDGDANSYWESTNNAFPQSVTVDFGSTVSVSRLVLKLPPSWGARTQTISVDGVKAAASYTFDPASGNTATVSLPATSARTLRLTFTGNTGWPAGQLSELEAYSS encoded by the coding sequence ATGTCTCCCAGCTCTGTCTTCAGCGCGCCCAAAATCCGTTACGGCGCATTAGCCGCGGCGGTGATCGCCGCCGCCGGGCTCACGATCGCCGCCGCACCGGCGGAAAGCACGGCGCTCGCCGCCGGTCGCGGTGCGACGGTCCCCTTCCTGGAACAGGAAGCCGAATCCGGCGCCACCAACGGCTCGGTCATCGGCCCGAACCGCGCCGCGGGCACCCTCGCCGGCGAAGCGTCCGGCCGGAAGGCGGTGACGCTTTCCGGCCAGGGCCAGTACGTCGAGTTCACGCTCACCGCGCCGGCGAACTCGATCGATTTCCGGTACAGCGTCCCGGATTCGGTGAACGGCACGATCTCGCTGTACGTCGGCGGAACGCACAACCGCGATATCGCCCTGACGTCGAAGTGGGCCTGGTACTACGGCTCGTACCCGTTCACGAACAACCCCGGTGACGGCCACGCGCACCACTTCTACGACGAGACCCGCGCGCTGCTCGGCACGTCGTACCCAGCGGGCACGAAGATCAAGCTGCAGGTCGACGCGGGCGACGTCCCGGCGACCATCGACCTCGCCGACTTCGAGCAGGTCGGCGCCGCTGCCACCCGGCCGTCGAACTCGGTGTCCGTCACCGACTACGGCGCCACCGCGGGCGACACGAGCGACGACGCGGGTGCGTTCGACTCCGCCGTGGCAGCCGCGAAGAGCCAGGGCAAGGAGGTCTGGATCCCGTCCGGCACCTTCATCCTCGGCCACCACATCACCGTCGACCAGGTGACGATCCGCGGCGCCGGGCCCTGGTACTCGGTGCTCACCGGCCCGCGTGCCGGGATCTTCGGCAAGGGCGAACCGGCCAGCTGCGGGACGTCGACCTACCCCGGCAACGCGGCCGTGCCCGGCACGAGCAGCGCGGTGAAGCTCTATGACTTCGCGATCATCGGCCAGGTCGACGCCCGCGTCGACTGCGACCAGTCCAACGCCATCGGCGGCGCGCTGGGCGGCGGCTCGGTCGTGCAGAACCTGTGGCTGCAGCACACGAAGGTCGGGTTGTGGCTCGACGGGCCGTTCGACGGGCTCACCGTGTCCGGCAACCGGATCCTCGACCAGACTGCCGACGGGCTGAACCTGCACCAGGGCATCAGCAACGTCACCGTGACCAACAACTTCCTGCGCAACACCGGCGACGACGGCCTGGCGATGTGGTCCGAGCACGACGCCGACCACCACAACACGTTCTCCTTCAACACCGTGCTGCTGCCGATCCTCGCCAACAACATCGCGATCTACGGCGGGCACGACAACACCGTCGCCGACAACGTCGTGGCGGACAACCAGGACCAGGGCGGCGGCATCCACATCGCCAACCGGTTCAGCGCGGTCCCGCTGGCGGGCACCACGACGGTCGCGCGCAACACCGCCGTCCGCACCGGCGTGCTCGATTCGAACTGGCAGTTCGGCGTCGGCGCGCTGTGGTTCGACGGCCGCGACTCCGCGATCACCGGCCGCGTCGACGTCACCGACCTCGACCTGCAGGACAACAACTACGAAGCCATCCAGTTCATCGACAGCGCCACCACCGACGTGCACTTCACGAACGTCCGGATCACCGGTGCCGGCACGTTCGCGTGGCAGATCCAGGCCAAGCCGAGCGGTTCGGTGAAGAACGTCGTCGCGACCGGGGTCGGGCGTGCGGGCGTCTACAACTGCATGGGCCCGGACGCGATGGCGGGCCTGGCCGACCAGGGCGGCAACTCGGGCTGGACGACGACGTTCTGCGGCTCGTGGCCGACGCCGGTCTACGGCTCGGACAACGGCGGCGGCACGACCACCACCACTCCCCCGACCACGACTCAGCCCACCGGGCACCTCGCGCTGCGCAAGAGCGTCAGCGCGTCCGGCTCCCAGGGTGGCTTCCCGCCGGCCAACGCCGTCGACGGCGACGCGAACTCCTATTGGGAGAGCACGAACAACGCGTTCCCGCAGTCGGTGACCGTCGACTTCGGCAGCACGGTCAGCGTTTCGCGGCTGGTGCTCAAGCTGCCGCCTTCGTGGGGTGCGCGGACGCAGACGATCTCGGTCGACGGCGTCAAGGCGGCCGCGAGCTACACGTTCGACCCGGCGTCCGGGAACACCGCCACCGTCAGCCTCCCGGCGACGTCGGCGCGCACCCTGCGCCTGACCTTCACCGGCAACACGGGCTGGCCAGCCGGGCAGCTGTCCGAACTCGAA